The Penaeus chinensis breed Huanghai No. 1 chromosome 6, ASM1920278v2, whole genome shotgun sequence genomic interval ATCCATTGCCGTTGAAACCATTTCCATTGACACCGTTCGCTCCATTGCCATTAGAAGCATAGCCGTTCCTGCCATTGCCATTGGAGACTCCGTTGCCGTTTCCATTAGCAGCATAGCCGTTCCTGCCATTGCCATTGGAGACtccgttgccgttgccattaGCAGCATAGCCGTTCCTGCCATTGCCATTAGCGCCGTTGCCGTTGCCGTTTGAGCGATATCCATTTCCATTGGTGGCTCCGTTGCCATTCTTTCCGTTGCCATTGGAAGCGTATCCATTTGCTCCATTCCTTCCGTTTCCGTTGGCTCCGTTTCCGTTGGCTCCATAtccgtttccgtttccgttgaGGATGCCGTTGGTAGCGGCAGCATAAGCATAACCGGCGTCGGGAACGACTCCGATGAGTTCGTTGACGGAGTAGAAGCTCTCAGCTTGAgaacagtccacgttgaaccaccagtcacataccaggtactgctggttgaagatggtaccgttggggcacaggaacgagtcctgttggcgcctgagggcgcggtcctggcagatatggaacacctggcagccggcttcagctgcagtgtcggcgtaataaccttgcaccgcctgggcatcgcacgagaagccggtgtcgggcacggaagccaagatggggtagtcctcgccgGGGACGCCGCCCCCGGGAATGTTCTCGGCCAAAGCGGCAATCTCAGGATCTACTCCATATCCGCCATTTGGCAGTCCATAGGTGTTGCTTGGTGCAGAGTAACCGTTACTTGGGGCACCAAAACCGTTTGAGGCTCCATTCGATGCTCCAAAGCCAAAACCGTTTGAGAACCCTCCGTTTGGGGCTCCATAGGTATTGGATGGCGGTATGTCTGCAGAGATAACGCTCACCaaaactaaaagagaaagaaaggggggtcaGAGAATCTTCAAATACACGACCATTACTTTATAATTTGTGTATTCAAGTGCTCCTAATAAATATTTACCACAAAGAAGTATGATCCTCATGTTGATCTCGGCACAGTGCACAACAATGCAGAATGCAAATATGGGAAGTGTATctgaagaagacgagaaaggaggCAGTGAGATGAGGTGAGCTTCGCCTGACTCGACTTTTATACCCTGCGTCCGAGTCAGCTCCGccctcttttccactctcacTTTATTTCAGTAATTTCTTGGTTGTTTATTGAGACAAAGCAACACATGTTAATCTCACGCTCTTGCCGtggaaattattttcttttaatttatgatAGTAAGcacattgcatttttttctaatgaattGGTGATTATATAGATATCCTGCATTGCAGGTTTTCTTCACTCACCTATACCcgcgtatatattataaaattatgtaCAACTCACATGTTTTGCTTATAAATGTCTGCAccctttttatatatgcatgcgtataaaCATGtgtactttgttttttgtttattgtatgtGCAGTGATAACTGAGAATTACTAAGAGGCGTTAGTCACACTCCAACATGGATATACAAGTGAAATGAAATGTTCTGGAAGATAGCCTATTAGTAATAACATAGGGTATAATGAATAAGTTAACGAATAGTAAATTTACCAGAAAAAAGTTAACACAAAAAAGATGTGATGCTATTCTCCTTTAACATTCATatgatgtgtatgcatatatgtatgcatgtgtatatgttagtatgtataaaaatacgtttatttatatgcatgtttacgtgtgtatatatatgtgtgtgtgtttacgaataTACAAgtgcataaatatacgtatatatatgtatcatcatcatcatcatcaaggggctaacgccgatggagcgcatggccgcatccacccttcgcttccaaccacgagggtccctcgggccattattgcaaatgacatcaggataaacgtgtatcgtgcaaaagaacgaggccataatatacgttttgtgtggattccatcgcatgttggaatccctaggcatgatcatgctgatcgcctagcaaagtcagcatgtgacaaacaaagtgtggacatagatcttgggatacctctttctaggattttctacatcattaaagcttccttcagagaggacttgactgagttgattaattctcaatgccctgaaagctgtagcataaagcactatgaccggtttaggcaagattccttcatatatggtttatataaaacaagaacaagacagtgtgatgttgtgactgcaagaatcaggcttggttatagattgtattggcaggtcagtacagtttgtaatgtcgaagaaactaagtgtaaactgtgtaatgaagaatataagcaaacacttgtacattatatctcagagtgccatgtgatacagcctttcaggcccacctagcatgaggtacggagaactatgtaactacttcatatcatctgatgccctagaagatatacttatgttgtatcctaaatttggaatgtagtatcacataaccgaatataaaatgtattaatgctttcccacgccccagctatatgccggcgtggcagatgagtggataaaggactgtgcaattgttcttttccttaaactgataaagtactcatagcaatgttataggctaaaattcaaatgttacactatgtaatgttatgaccatgcattaaatgtaccacagttatccacgcctgtgcagttagccagggtggtaaataaaggactaaacaaaactaaactaaaatatatatattaatatatatgtatatattgtgccacacacacaaatatgtatatatatatattatatatattatatacatatatatatatatatatatatatatatatatatatatatatatatatatgcatacatatacatattcacgtacgttatatatatatatatatatatacatacatacatatatatatatatatatatatatatatatatatatatatatatatatatatatatgtatatatacacacacacatgtatgtatatatatgcatgcatatatatatatatatatatatatatatacacacaaatacatatatacacacatatgtctatgtatctatttatacatttacatatgtacatatatgtacttatatacgcacatacactcacacataaacacacacacacatatatatgtgtgtgtgtacacacacatatatataagtgtgtacatacatacatacatacatatatgtatgtatgtatatatttatgcatacatgtatatatgtacacagagatatgaataaatacgtatacacatattcatacacatttacacacatatacacactcacacacgcacatatatatacactatatatatatatatatatatatatatatatatatataatatatatatatatatatatatatatatatatatatatataaatttacacacacacacacacacacacacacacacacacacacacacacacacacatatatatatgaacacacacacacacacacacacacacacacacacatatatatatatatatatatatgaacacacacacacacacatatatatgtatatatatatgtttatgtatttatatatatatatatatatatatatatatatatatatatatatttatgtccatatatatatacacatctgcatgCATATTtgcactgtatatatttatatacatgcatatacataatgtgtgtgtgtcagtgcacctgtgtgtttgtgcatccatATACACACTAATAAGTGTATCTGCGGTAGATAATTGTATATCTACCGCTACCAGAGTTAGCGTTGTAAGATCCCGCTCGGCCTTCGAAAATGGatcaaaggaaagatgaaatgagGACTCTGCCCCCATTTTGAGGCACGCTTTGTATAGGTGGCAAACGCGCCTGAGCATTTCATGACACACTCATGCATTCGTGACTGAGACCTAGTTTAAACAGTCTTGCCTTTCATAAAAAAGGGTCCCAGAGTCTGAAACTCTGAAATAATTTGGCCTTGTATATCCGCTGTTCATGATGCACAGTCTAGTATTTGTATTAATGATCATCGAAGGTTTAGTGGAAGTTCGAGGAGACCGGAAGGGATTGCTCTGTGACTGAGACTGCAATACAGTCAGCAGTGAAAGTCCTCCTCGTACATGCCTCCGCACCCGACCTGGGCAAGTTAGGGGTTCACGTTGACCGAACGTATAACCCTAGTACaagtttatatcatttttatattcacCTCAACAGTGATTTGTTTTCAAaatctttattgtatttatatatattttattagtttatttattactatatttttattattgctgtttattgcCAAACAAGAATCCTGAAACACATTAACTTAATCAGATCTGTCAAATACAGTCGAGGTAAATTTTTAATACTGATTGAAGTTAATTACATCATTAATTATCTTCCATGTTCTAGGTACAAATATCTGTGTAATGTTTGTTTACCCGATTAACGGCATAAGTGATCTGTGTTTCAGTCTCCGGTTCATTCACATTTCGTCATAAGCATTTTATTATGATTCCAGATTGAATAATATTCATTTGTCGTAATATACGTTGTTTAAAATATACAGAATACCGAAATAGATGAAGTATTGGTAGATTAACACTTATTTTCTggttgctctgtttttttttttttttttttttttttcagggtatTAGGTTTTGTGGAAGTGGATGCACCCTGAAGAATCTTATTCAAATGGCGAATGTATCTCCTTAACACAGAAGCGCCCTGTGAAACCAAGGACTATTTTTGGATATATTTTATGGTCTCATAAAATGGGAAGGGCCGCCGTTGGTAAGAGATCACGAGAGTAAAGGGATCTTAAAGTCTGTTAAAGGATTAACGGTTGGAATCCAGACCTTGTTCTCTGCAGTTGTGGGTCTGATGCTCCATCAGCTCTTTGCTATGTGAAACTCTTgacgttttccttttccctttgcaGCATACATGCGTCTTTGCTTTTTACTGCAACTCCTATTATATGCAGGAATCTATAAAATACCAATAGAGAAGATAATGAAATGTTTCGTTTTTACTCTTCCATACAGCCAGGCATACCTTCATTACAGAGGTGTTATGCATGTAGGAATCTGATATGATTCGGTTTTACATCACGAACTTCCTCGCAAGGACGACGCCTTCTTTCGTAGGGCTTTGTGCGGCGGCCGTGACCCCGAATGGTTGCCATTCTCGGACCGTCGGTTGGGTGACCGACCCTCATGTCCTGTAGTACCTCTACTCTGCAACATGACTACTGCCCGGGTCTTGCAGAGTATGACCTTCGAACTGGGGGTTGATTTATGGAATGGTAGCATGGCGTGTAATACAGTGCAACCCGCTCGTTACAACCCTGAAGCCCTTTCGTAAGTATGTAAGTGTTATCTTCATCTTTAGTTATAACTTCTtcccaattatttttattaacaagtTGAAAATTATAGTCAGTCATAATAAttcattttgttttccatttctttgtttatataatttgctCATTTTAACTTGattatccttttttccttttatattcatTGAGTTTTCCATAGTGTCCATACTCCTTCCTTTAAAAcgattaaaattaaataaaacaatataaagtcaAAGAATGAAATCAACCAAGGATAAGCCAAAACCAAAAATTAAAGGAAGGCCTGAGATTCGTCAAGATGGGGTATATTCTCAGAAGTTACAATCATATACCACATCCTAACTGGCCTCttgtaaacaatgaaaacataCTTATCTCTCTCCCGCAGACTCAAGAAAAACACCAGTGAGGCGTTCAGTGAGGCCGGGCGCTCCGTGAACCACACTGAACGGACAAGCAAAACAACACAAGAGAGAGTTTGGCGGCGAGGCTATGGTTTATATCTCTTCGTTTATCTTTTCGTAAAAATGATTttaaatgaaacaaatgaaaatataagtgAAACTTATCAACTATTAAAAGAAATTGAGAATAAAATGGAGGCCctaaaagaaagttaaaaaaaagaaaaagtaaaagattagagagaagttaaaaaaaagcTCCATGGATGAGATCCGCACAGGTGGCTGCCAAATACGCCACAGATGGTGCTGCTGCtgtcaagaggggggggggggggttgtcctaGTCTGGGCTTCCGTAACAAGTAGGGTACATCACGTCCACCACAGTCCCCAGCCGCTGCACCATGGCGGCCGCCGTGCAGGAATTTCATGTATACTCTCAAAATTACTGAGCAGATGTTGTTGCATGCTGGATCAAATACTTTAACAGACATAATATCTTCCAGTACAATAATACTAggtttattaaaacaaaatatcaatttgatatatatttttgcaaaaaTATAGAATATCTACTAAGCGCTGAAATATACATGCGTTTACTGAGGAGCCAGTTTAGGAAGCGAATGAGAGTCCGTTTAGAAAGGAGCGCCGTAGGTGGCAGCCGGAGCGGCAGCTCCGTTGCCGTTTCCGTTGCCATTGAAGCCATTGCTGTTGTATCCGTTGCCATTGAAACCGCTTCTCCCATTGCCGTTTCCGTTGCCATTGAAACCATTGCCATTTCCGTTGCCATTAAAGCCATTGCCGTTGTATCCGTTTCCATTACCGTTCCTTCCATTTCCATTTGTTCGGAGACCATTGCCATTGTACCTGTTACCATTTCCATTGCCATTCCTTCCATTGCCATTGTACCTGTTGCCATTTCCATTGCCATTCCTTCCATTGCCGTTACCATTGGATCTATATCCATTGCCGTTGAAACCATTTCCATTGACACCGTTCGCTCCTTTGCCATTAGCAGCATAGCCGTTCCTGCCATTGCCATTGGAGACtccgttgccgttgccattaGCAGCATAGCCGTTCCTGCCATTGGAGACGCCGTTGCCGTTGCCATTAGCAGCATAGCCGTTCCTGCCATTGCCATTGGAGACGCCGTTGCCGTTGCCATTAGCTGCATAGCCGTTCCTGCCATTGCCATTAGCGCCGTTGCCGTTGCTGTTTGAGCGATATCCATTTCCATTGGTGGCTCCGTTGCCATTCCTTCTGTTTCCGTTGGCTCCATAtccgtttccgtttccgttgaGGATGCCGTTGGTGGCGGCAGCATAAGCATAACCGGCGTCGGGAACGACTCCGATGAGTTCGTTGACGGAGTAGAAGCTCTCAGCTTGAgaacagtccacgttgaaccaccagtcacataccaggtactgctggttgaagatggtaccgttggggcacaggaacgagtcctgttggcgcctgagggcgcggtcctggcagatatggaacacctggcagccggcttcagctgcagtgtcggcgtaataaccttgcaccgcctgggcatcgcacgagaagccggtgtcgggcacggaagccaagatggggtagtcctcgccgGGGACGCCGCCCCCGGGAATGTTCTCGGCCAAAGCGGCAATCTCAGGATCTACTCCATATCCGCCATTTGGCAGTCCATAGGTGTTGCTTGGTGCAGAGTAACCGTTACTTGGGGCACCAAAACCGTTTGAGGCTCCATTCGATGCTCCAAAGCCAAAACCGTTTGAGAACCCTCCGTTTGGGGCTCCATAGGTATTGGATGGCGGTATGTCTGCAGAGATAACGCTCACCaaaactaaaagagaaagaaaggggggtcaGAGAATCTTCAAATACACGACCATTACTGGATAACTTGTATATTCAAGTGCTCCTATACTTACCACAAAGAAGTATGATCCTCATGTTGATCTCGGCACAGTGCACAACAATGCAGAATGCAAATATGAGAAGTGTATCTGAAGACGAGAAAGGAGGCAGTGAGATGAGGTGAGCTTCGCCTGACTCGACTTTTATACCCTGCGTCCGAGTCAGCTCCGccctcttttccactctcacTTTATTTCAGCAATTTCTTGGTTATTTATTGAGACAAAGCAACACATGTTAATCTCACGCTTTTGTCGTGGTgaaatattttcttctcattatatatatatatatatatatacatatatatatataatttttttcgtttctttttttttttttagataaactgAGGTTGATATTGATATCCTGCAATACAGGTTCACTTCCCTCACCTATACCCAcgtttatattataaaaatgatgtgcAGCCCATATGTTTTCTGTATAAATATCTGCacctatatatgcatgcgtattaACATGtgtacttattatttttacttattgtgCATGCGGTGATAACTACATACTGAGAATTACTGAGAGGCGTTAGTCACATTCCAACAAGGTATACACATGGAATGAATTGAGAGACGGCCTATTGATAACAGCATAagatataatgaataaattaattaataaagtgAACTAGTAAATctactaaaaaagaaaagttatCTTAAAGATGTGATGGctgttttatatgtacacatatatgttattatgCCTAAATGTTTACAtgaaatgtatgcatttatgtatgtatgtctgtatgaatataaaaatgcataaacatacatacatatgtatatatatgtatgtgtatgtgtgtttgtctgtgtttgtatataaatgcgtgttcatataagtaaatatatgaattcaCGTAAGCACATCTATTttttacgtttatatacatacttacatatatatatatagatatatatatattaattaaatttaaatatatatacaaatacacacacacacacacacacacatatatatatgtgcatatatacacacaattatacatgcatatatatatatatatatatatatatatatattacacacacacatatgtatagacatatatatgaacacacacacacattatatatatgtgtgtatatacatatatatatatatatatatatatatatatatatttaatcatatacatatatgcatatatatatatatatatatatatatatatatatatgcatatatctacatacacaaacacatacacacacacacatatatatatatgtcatcatcatcatcatttgggagctaatgccggcaggggcgcatagccgcatcaaccctttgcttccacctacgagggtccctcatggcgagccgccaggcaggggcccggtccatctctagttcctcacgacagggttgatcgatctgctcaagccacgacctgctcggtcgtcccacaggcctcctccacccagggttgtcacggacagagacaacctgatgggtagggtcatcctgtgggaatcgagccaagtggtcgtatagcctgagttggggatcacggattgtgcaagtaacaggtcctgtaccggtctcacggtgcagccattggttggacacatggtccggcacaaggatctgttacaaaaggcatcaagacgagattccagagcacaagatagcgtccaagtttcattaccatatagtaaaactggcagtatcagggccttgaaaacacgcagcttggtccttctgcacaggtaccggcatctccaaatactcttgtcgagaaatTTCATGACTGAccctctactgacttcctggtctcaCAGCCCAGAGTAGTGAACTGCACTATtgatgtatataaaactctctatgacttcgatgttttcaccgcacagggtctcctagtaggcccacaaaatcctggatcttggtcttggtccaggagacctctagccccaggggcttcacttcattgctaaatgcatcaagagtcgccactagggtttccagagattcagatagaatggcaacatcatcagcaaagtcaaggtctgtaaccttgatattgcccagagttgctccacagtgactttggacagtagctctacccagtatcaatccatgcaagtgttgaaaagtgttggtgcaagaacacagccttgcctcatgcctgaactaacagggaagaagctcgacaggcctccatcacactttttaacactttcagtgcctgtatacaggtttgctattaatccaacaatccttgttggaattcctcttagcctcaggatctcccagagggaTTCTTGCtgcactgtatcaaacgccttcttgaggtcgatgtaggctgcgagcatccCACGTCCGAAcccacgacggcgctctacaatgacttgaagcgccaggatgcagtctattgtgaacttaccaggaatgaatccagagtgctccagcctttggtgcctcagcaggtggtctctgatacgtctcagtaggatgtgtgtgagtaccttgcctggtacactgagtagtgtaatgcctcggggATTGCTGCAGCCCCAGCGattccctttccccctgacctcagcaggtcagggggaatggtaccaatctgccagatggcagacaggactgcatgcaagccccttgccataggttctccaccagcttttaacaatttagctgggatgccacaaacacctgctgctcaaccactcttcagcttggagattgcccctctgacttcagtcagggagggtggatcctcgctgatgggtgggtctggcagaggaatctcaacattaccctgcatccatgttaactgttggtggatcaacctgatacaactgctcaaaatactcagcccaacgcctTGAAatccccatcaggatctgagattatctagccacttgctgagtggactgcagtcgtctgtgaggagggcttggagttcagctttctctagggcttggtaggcaggacgaaggtcatttactaagaaatggctcctctgcaagattacttgATAAACtgctgttccttatcccttctcaacagtgacctagtcctgcgcaccagagaacggtgcaagttgcgatcccctgacaatcgagccacacgacaagcatctgtggcttccagtgtctcctgcgagatggaattctgtcttgctcttgggcgttcaccaatggattcctgagctgcatcaaacgtttcacgcttgaaggtatcccacataagaacagggtctgtcaggccctcgagtgctgtgagacgaccagagatagcctcggcaaacccctgggcacactcgtcctccctcagtctgtccaaatgaaacaccctagggtgttcatttgggcgacggggggttataaagtggacccggagagtagccacaactaatctatgatcagttccacagaactaggcgcttcgatacactctgcagttctggaggatcctccaccgagtgctaacgaggatgtggtcgatttccttggccacactactcaTATCggtgtaccaagtccaacgatgcgggtcagaacgctgataccaggagccagaaatcctcaatttctgggacctagcaaagtcatggaaaaggaggctattctcgctgccagcatcagctcctgagccatgaggaccgacagac includes:
- the LOC125026631 gene encoding pro-resilin-like, translating into MRIILLCVLVSVISADIPPSNTYGAPNGGFSNGFGFGASNGASNGFGAPSNGYSAPSNTYGLPNGGYGVDPEIAALAENIPGGGVPGEDYPILASVPDTGFSCDAQAVQGYYADTAAEAGCQVFHICQDRALRRQQDSFLCPNGTIFNQQYLVCDWWFNVDCSQAESFYSVNELIGVVPDAGYAYAAATNGILNGNGNGYGANGNGANGNGRNGANGYASNGNGKNGNGATNGNGYRSNGNGNGANGNGRNGYAANGNGNGVSNGNGRNGYAANGNGNGVSNGNGRNGYASNGNGANGVNGNGFNGNGYRSNGNGNGRNGNGNGNRYNGNGRNGNGNGNSTIGNSSNKWKWKKLMETDTTQLLLKWQRKWQWFSMAPKRQIGRSGFNGNRIQQQCFNWQRKRQRKLPHRRATYALLSKNGLSSLLNCSTVKPITAAAKCSGLGLWWTVEVLQDIGSSPNRRSENGNHRSRPPHKALQKAVGPCEKSDRFLPYNRSCSKKQRRMYAKEKDNSRVHIAMSYDTDPQLQRKQGLDSNR
- the LOC125026660 gene encoding glycine, alanine and asparagine-rich protein-like, translating into MRIILLCVLVSVISADIPPSNTYGAPNGGFSNGFGFGASNGASNGFGAPSNGYSAPSNTYGLPNGGYGVDPEIAALAENIPGGGVPGEDYPILASVPDTGFSCDAQAVQGYYADTAAEAGCQVFHICQDRALRRQQDSFLCPNGTIFNQQYLVCDWWFNVDCSQAESFYSVNELIGVVPDAGYAYAAATNGILNGNGNGYGANGNRRNGNGATNGNGYRSNSNGNGANGNGRNGYAANGNGNGVSNGNGRNGYAANGNGNGVSNGRNGYAANGNGNGVSNGNGRNGYAANGKGANGVNGNGFNGNGYRSNGNGNGRNGNGNGNRYNGNGRNGNGNGNRYNGNGLRTNGNGRNGNGNGYNGNGFNGNGNGNGFNGNGNGNGRSGFNGNGYNSNGFNGNGNGNGAAAPAATYGAPF